The following is a genomic window from Devosia neptuniae.
CGTCGATCCGGCGGCACTGCGGCTTGACTAAGCGCGCCTTGCTGCCTAAAACATGGGTCGAAAAATCCAGTTTAGAATTATTCGAAACTTGGTTTTTGGCCGCAAAGCGGCCTGTGAGAGCGCCCCTTGTAATGAAGTTGGGCGGCAAATTTCAAGAAGTGTTTGGATTCGGCGGCATATCGGTGCCCCGAGGCTAGGCATGGAAGCCATGAGCGGCGCGCATGCGCCGATGAGAATTCGATGACGCGAGCGGCGATCTACCTCGATCACAATGCCTCGTCTCCGCTTCTGCCCGAAGCGCGGACGGCGCTGCTCGCTGCCCTCGATCTCACCGGCAATCCATCATCCGTGCATGGCCACGGCCGCGCGCTTCGCAACGTCCTGGATACCGCCCGCGCCCAGGTGGCGGCTTTGGCCGGGGCCGAGCACAAGCAGGTGGTCTTTACCGGCTCGGCCACGGAAGCCATCACCCAAGCCATTGTTGGCGGCGCCAGGATTTTCGGCAGCGACGCCATTATCATCAGTGCAGGCGAGCATGCGGCGGTCTCCAAGGCCGCTGAAGCCACTGGCCTGCCGGTACTGACCATCGGGCTTTTGGCCGATGGCCGCATTGATCTTGAGCAACTGGCCGCCATGCTGGCCGATGCTGACGTCAACGGCCGCACCTTCCTCGTCGCCTTCCATTGGGTGAACAATGAGACCGGCGTGGTCCAGCCCATCGGCCGGATCAATGCCCTGGTCGGGCCGACGCGTCACACACTGTTCATCGATGCGGTGCAGGCCTTTGGCAAACTGCCCCTCGAATTTGCCGCCTCGGCACCCGATATGATGGCTATCAGCGGCCACAAGATCGGCGCGCCGGCGGGCATTGGCGCGCTGCTGGTCAAGTCGCATGCCGATGTCGTTCGGCTCATTCCCGGTGGCGGGCAGGAGCAGGGGCGGCGCGGCGGCACCGAGCCGGCGGCCCTGATCGCCGCATTCGGCGCAGCCTCGGCGGCTTTTGCGAGCCGCTATGGCGCTGTTGATGTGGCGGGCCTGATTGGCCGGCTGGAAGCTGGTTTGAAGGCCATGGCGGACGATGCGGTGATTTTCGGCGCCGAGCGGCTTGGCAATGTGACCAATTTCGCCGTGCCGGGCATCAAGAATACCACGGCCATGATGGGCCTGGACCTGGCGGGGCTTTCTGTGTCCTCGGGTTCGGCCTGTTCGTCCGGCAAGGTCGGCCCCAGCCATGTGCTGGCCGCCATGGGCGTTAAGCCCGAGCTGGCCGAATGCGCCCTGCGGGTCAGCCTCGGCTGGTCCTCGACGGCAGAGGATGTCGATGCGTTCCTCGCCGGTTACCAATCCATCCTGTCGCGCCATCGCGCCCGACAGGGGCAAGCGGCCTGAGGCCGCAATAGTTTTTGACGGCTCACGGCGACCTTGAATCGCCTGTTGGGCAAATAGGAGAAGCCAATCATGGCGGATTACGACGATATCCCGACGCTCAAGGAAAACATTGATCGCGCCACCGTGGACTCGGTGCGCTCGCTCGATGTCGACAAGTACAAGTATGGTTTCGAGACCGATATCGAATCCGACATGGCCCCCAAGGGCCTGAGCGAAGATACCGTCCGCTTCATCTCGGCCAAGAAAAACGAGCCCCAGTGGATGCTCGATTGGCGCCTAGAGGCCTATCGCCGTTGGCTGACCATGAATGAGCCGACCTGGGCCAAGGTGCACTATCCGCAGATCGATCTGCAGGACATGTATTTCTACGCCGCGCCCAAGTCGACGCCGGCGCCCAAGAGCCTCGATGAAGTCGATCCGGCGCTGATCGCCATGTATGACAAGCTCGGCGTGCCGCTGAAGGAGCGGGAAATCCTGGCTGGCGTCGAGCGCCCCAAGGTGGCGGTCGATGCGGTGATGGACTCCGTGTCCGTGGTCACCACCTTCCGCGAGGAATTGGCCAAGGTCGGCATCATTTTCTGCTCGATCTCGGAAGCCATCCGTGAGCATTCCGAGCTGGTGCAGAAATACCTGGCCTCGGTCGTGCCGGTTTCGGACAATTATTATGCCACGCTGAATTCAGCCGTCTTCACCGATGGGTCCTTTGTCTACATCCCCAAGGGTGTGCGTTGCCCGATGGAGTTGTCGACCTATTTCCGCATCAACGAGAAGAAGACCGGCCAGTTCGAGCGCACGCTGATCATCGCCGAAGCTGACTCGTATGTGAGCTATCTCGAAGGCTGCACGGCCCCGATGCGCGACGAAAACCAGCTGCACGCCGCAGTGGTCGAGCTGGTCGCGCTCGAGAACGCCGAGATCAAGTATTCCACCGTCCAGAACTGGTATCCCGGCGACAAGGACGGCAAGGGCGGCATCTATAATTTCGTCACCAAGCGTGGTGATTGCCGCGGCGACAATTCCAAGATCAGCTGGACCCAGGTGGAAACCGGTTCGGCCATCACCTGGAAATATCCGAGCTGTATCCTGCGCGGCGACGGCTCGCGCGGCGAGTTCTATTCCATCGCCATTTCGAACGGCTACCAGCAGGTCGATAGCGGCACCAAGATGATCCATCTGGGCAAAAACACGTCCAGCCGCATCATCGCCAAGGGTATCGCCGCCGGCTTCTCGGACAATACCTATCGCGGCCAGGTTTCGGCCCATGCCAAGGCGAAGAATGCCCGCAACTTCACCCAGTGCGACAGCCTGTTGATCGGTGACAAATGCGGCGCCCACACGGTTCCCTATATCGAGAGCCGCAACGGCACGGCCGTGTTCGAGCACGAGGCGACCACGTCCAAGATTTCCGATGACCAGATGTTCTATTGCCAGCAGCGCGGCCTCAACGAGGAAGAAGCTGTGGCCCTGATCGTCAACGGCTTCGTGCGCGACGTGCTGCAGCATCTGCCCATGGAATTCATGGTCGAAACGCAGAAGCTGATCTCGATCTCGCTGGAAGGCAGCGTGGGATAATGGCCGACCAAACCAACCCGGTCATCTCGCTGGGCGGGCTCAAGCTCGACCAGTGGGAGCAGGGGACGCTTTACAAGTCCGCGGATACCTCGTTCGGCGCCCTTCTGGGGCTGCGCGGCCTTGGCATCAGCTACAATGAAGTGCCGCCCGGCAAATCGAGCTGCCCGTTCCACAATCACCATGTGGAAGACGAGCTGTTCGTGGTGCTGGAAGGCGAGGGCACCTATCGCTTTGGCGAGGCTCACCTGCCGTTCA
Proteins encoded in this region:
- a CDS encoding cysteine desulfurase family protein, producing MTRAAIYLDHNASSPLLPEARTALLAALDLTGNPSSVHGHGRALRNVLDTARAQVAALAGAEHKQVVFTGSATEAITQAIVGGARIFGSDAIIISAGEHAAVSKAAEATGLPVLTIGLLADGRIDLEQLAAMLADADVNGRTFLVAFHWVNNETGVVQPIGRINALVGPTRHTLFIDAVQAFGKLPLEFAASAPDMMAISGHKIGAPAGIGALLVKSHADVVRLIPGGGQEQGRRGGTEPAALIAAFGAASAAFASRYGAVDVAGLIGRLEAGLKAMADDAVIFGAERLGNVTNFAVPGIKNTTAMMGLDLAGLSVSSGSACSSGKVGPSHVLAAMGVKPELAECALRVSLGWSSTAEDVDAFLAGYQSILSRHRARQGQAA
- the sufB gene encoding Fe-S cluster assembly protein SufB; the protein is MADYDDIPTLKENIDRATVDSVRSLDVDKYKYGFETDIESDMAPKGLSEDTVRFISAKKNEPQWMLDWRLEAYRRWLTMNEPTWAKVHYPQIDLQDMYFYAAPKSTPAPKSLDEVDPALIAMYDKLGVPLKEREILAGVERPKVAVDAVMDSVSVVTTFREELAKVGIIFCSISEAIREHSELVQKYLASVVPVSDNYYATLNSAVFTDGSFVYIPKGVRCPMELSTYFRINEKKTGQFERTLIIAEADSYVSYLEGCTAPMRDENQLHAAVVELVALENAEIKYSTVQNWYPGDKDGKGGIYNFVTKRGDCRGDNSKISWTQVETGSAITWKYPSCILRGDGSRGEFYSIAISNGYQQVDSGTKMIHLGKNTSSRIIAKGIAAGFSDNTYRGQVSAHAKAKNARNFTQCDSLLIGDKCGAHTVPYIESRNGTAVFEHEATTSKISDDQMFYCQQRGLNEEEAVALIVNGFVRDVLQHLPMEFMVETQKLISISLEGSVG
- a CDS encoding cupin domain-containing protein — its product is MADQTNPVISLGGLKLDQWEQGTLYKSADTSFGALLGLRGLGISYNEVPPGKSSCPFHNHHVEDELFVVLEGEGTYRFGEAHLPFKAGDVLGAPAGGKDTAHQIINTGPVPLKYLGVANNAATEVCEYPDSGKFQVTSRPAGAANRLRHCGREGQNHLDYWDGEPGA